A section of the Chloroflexota bacterium genome encodes:
- a CDS encoding DUF2283 domain-containing protein, translating to MRLTFDSATDVAYLSLRSLAQGELLGPTLLLETDREFSGAVALDFSLADGRVIGLEFQMASACLPAELLATAERRDGESLADRFAERLARHIAGPGNPAHPLARSPRTH from the coding sequence ATGCGCCTCACCTTCGACTCGGCGACGGATGTCGCCTACCTCTCGCTGCGCTCCCTCGCGCAGGGCGAACTCCTCGGGCCGACGCTCCTGCTCGAGACCGACCGCGAGTTCTCCGGTGCCGTGGCGCTCGACTTCTCGCTCGCCGACGGCCGGGTCATCGGGCTCGAGTTCCAGATGGCCTCGGCCTGCCTGCCGGCCGAGCTCCTCGCGACGGCCGAGCGACGAGACGGTGAGAGCCTCGCGGACCGGTTCGCTGAGCGGCTTGCGCGCCACATCGCCGGACCGGGCAATCCCGCTCACCCGCTGGCTCGAAGTCCGCGGACCCACTGA
- a CDS encoding type II toxin-antitoxin system VapB family antitoxin produces MKTHTTLDLDRDLLAEAAAALGTARTTDTVHAALREAVARQARARLMARDWSNLKELLPEMRAPRPFLPQATETAAALAGAAARPAETEA; encoded by the coding sequence ATGAAGACCCATACCACCCTCGACCTCGACCGCGACCTCCTCGCCGAGGCCGCTGCGGCGCTCGGCACGGCCCGCACCACCGACACCGTCCACGCCGCCCTGCGCGAGGCGGTCGCGCGGCAGGCGCGTGCTCGTCTCATGGCCCGCGACTGGAGCAACCTCAAGGAACTCCTGCCCGAGATGCGCGCCCCGCGTCCGTTCCTCCCCCAAGCCACCGAGACTGCGGCGGCGCTTGCAGGGGCGGCGGCGCGGCCCGCCGAGACCGAGGCGTGA
- a CDS encoding PIN domain-containing protein — translation MLTLEIADTSVWAHKEELPEFGLRFLAGLVGVTDMIVMELLYSARDVADYAQIEGDLDGCAFYRVEPQDWDEGRRVWRELLRRGGGPQHRQVGHQDLLTAAVAARHGLTVVHYDEDFDLIASVTGQQVRWAEPAG, via the coding sequence ATGCTGACCCTCGAGATCGCCGACACCTCGGTCTGGGCGCACAAAGAGGAACTGCCCGAGTTCGGGCTGCGATTCCTCGCCGGTCTCGTGGGCGTGACCGACATGATCGTGATGGAGCTGCTCTACAGCGCCCGCGACGTGGCGGACTACGCCCAAATCGAGGGAGACCTGGACGGGTGCGCCTTCTACCGCGTCGAGCCGCAGGACTGGGACGAGGGGCGGCGGGTGTGGCGCGAGCTACTCCGTCGCGGCGGCGGTCCCCAGCACCGCCAGGTCGGGCACCAGGACCTCCTCACCGCCGCGGTCGCGGCGCGGCACGGCCTGACGGTCGTCCACTACGACGAGGACTTCGACCTCATCGCCTCGGTCACCGGACAGCAGGTCCGCTGGGCGGAACCCGCAGGGTAG
- a CDS encoding PIN domain-containing protein: MSKSSLLAAIPEGDRLLLDMTVLAAFLDATDATHPVARFVMRVLVETGRNPAVVSMVTVMEILVRPMRAVPPGHHTVLAFLRTHPNLTCAPVDLQVAQEAAHLRADRKFPPPDALIVGTGLATQVRHLITNDHDWSTKLASMSARISVVRMSAHLPFP, from the coding sequence ATGTCCAAGTCGTCGCTGCTCGCGGCGATCCCGGAGGGCGATCGCCTGCTGCTCGATATGACCGTGCTCGCTGCCTTCCTCGACGCGACCGACGCGACGCATCCGGTGGCTCGCTTCGTCATGCGGGTGCTCGTCGAGACAGGCCGGAACCCGGCCGTCGTCTCCATGGTCACCGTGATGGAGATCCTCGTTCGTCCCATGCGGGCGGTGCCGCCGGGCCACCACACCGTGCTCGCGTTCCTGCGAACGCATCCGAACCTGACCTGCGCGCCGGTCGACCTGCAGGTCGCCCAGGAGGCCGCCCACCTGCGCGCTGACAGGAAGTTCCCGCCGCCCGATGCGTTGATCGTGGGAACAGGACTCGCGACCCAGGTCCGGCACCTCATCACGAACGACCACGACTGGTCGACGAAGCTCGCGAGCATGTCCGCGCGGATCTCCGTGGTCCGGATGTCTGCGCACCTTCCGTTCCCGTAG
- a CDS encoding Fic family protein, with product MRSFVNLDRTFGSQPVRLGVRLARIDVGRGREGLYRDQLPQLLDALAETTRVESITASSAIEGVVVDAGRIQGLVAEGAKPRRFRNRNEREFAGYRDAIDEISRATELEALSVPYVLHLHRLLFGHTDSGGGRLKTEQNLIVSYQRGHREVLFTPPSPRETESLLPDLFDRYRQAVAAEAAHPILLIGALVLDFLAIHPVADGNGRLARLITTHALLQQGYAVSRYVSIEQRMFETKDAYYDAIYAAQRRWHEGEHDVWPWIGYLVDVLVAAYDGFEARVVARRNLAAGSKQDQVRRYILDHAPAVFRFRNVRSALPGISDPTIKRVLADLRRDGAIELVDDKACGRLSAWRRRAQGAGRPIPGW from the coding sequence ATGCGCAGTTTCGTCAACCTCGACAGGACGTTCGGATCCCAGCCCGTGCGTCTCGGCGTGCGTCTTGCGCGGATCGACGTCGGCCGCGGCCGCGAGGGCCTGTACCGGGACCAACTCCCGCAACTCCTCGACGCGTTGGCCGAGACGACCCGCGTCGAGTCCATCACGGCCTCCAGCGCCATCGAGGGTGTCGTCGTCGACGCAGGCCGGATCCAGGGGCTCGTGGCGGAAGGAGCAAAACCGCGGCGGTTTCGCAACCGCAATGAGCGCGAGTTTGCAGGGTACCGGGACGCGATCGACGAGATCTCGCGGGCAACCGAACTCGAGGCACTGTCGGTGCCGTATGTGCTGCACCTCCACCGGCTGCTCTTCGGGCACACCGACAGTGGCGGCGGGCGGCTCAAGACCGAGCAGAACCTCATCGTGTCGTACCAGCGCGGCCATCGCGAGGTGCTCTTTACGCCGCCATCGCCCAGGGAGACGGAATCCCTGCTCCCGGACCTGTTCGACCGGTACCGCCAGGCAGTCGCCGCCGAGGCCGCCCACCCGATCCTTCTCATCGGCGCGCTCGTCCTCGACTTCCTTGCCATTCATCCGGTCGCCGACGGGAACGGTCGCCTCGCGCGTCTGATCACGACCCACGCGCTCCTTCAGCAGGGCTACGCAGTGTCGCGCTACGTGAGCATCGAGCAGCGAATGTTCGAGACCAAGGACGCGTACTACGACGCGATCTACGCCGCCCAGCGCCGTTGGCACGAAGGCGAGCACGACGTCTGGCCATGGATCGGCTATCTCGTCGACGTCCTCGTGGCCGCCTACGACGGCTTCGAGGCACGTGTCGTCGCGCGGCGGAACCTCGCGGCAGGATCGAAGCAGGACCAGGTCCGGCGGTACATCCTCGACCACGCCCCGGCCGTGTTCCGGTTCCGCAACGTCCGCTCGGCGCTCCCGGGGATCAGCGATCCGACGATCAAGCGGGTGCTGGCGGACCTGCGGCGCGACGGCGCGATCGAACTGGTCGATGACAAGGCGTGCGGCCGGCTATCCGCCTGGAGGCGGCGAGCACAAGGCGCAGGACGCCCCATACCCGGATGGTAG